In Vicia villosa cultivar HV-30 ecotype Madison, WI unplaced genomic scaffold, Vvil1.0 ctg.000775F_1_1, whole genome shotgun sequence, a single genomic region encodes these proteins:
- the LOC131631117 gene encoding uncharacterized protein LOC131631117, whose protein sequence is MIAEMSFSGQQMKKKDFVKNYAIAIRGRGSGVVLQDTILRKLGLIWRLKVLSKVSIFAWRLILGRLLTRENLKNRGILVEDRDCCCVFCFKALESSNHLFESCPFTTRIWNKVGDWLGNSVKITIEELKNFGEHLEKIKALEEQLTVGVIWLAIVWNLWLSRNAILFKGNIFNFNNDCYSVIVLVSWKWFRTVNASSMTCNFHYWNTFPLSYIKR, encoded by the coding sequence ATGATAGCAGAGATGAGTTTCTCTGGGcagcaaatgaagaagaaggatttTGTCAAAAATTATGCTATAGCAATAAGAGGAAGAGGTTCAGGTGTGGTGCTGCAGGATACTATTTTACGCAAGTTGGGATTAATATGGAGGCTGAAAGTTCTATCTAAAGTAAGCATATTTGCTTGGAGGTTAATTTTGGGAAGGCTCCTTACTCGAGAAAATTTGAAAAACAGAGGCATTTTGGTAGAAGATAGGGACTGCTGCTGTGTTTTCTGTTTCAAGGCTTTGGAGAGTTCTAACCACCTTTTCGAATCATGTCCTTTTACGACAAGAATTTGGAATAAGGTGGGAGATTGGTTGGGTAACTCGGTTAAGATAACGATTGAGGAGTTAAAGAATTTTGGAGAACATCTTGAGAAAATTAAGGCTTTAGAAGAGCAATTAACTGTAGGAGTCATTTGGTTAGCGATAGTGTGGAACCTTTGGTTGTCGAGAAATGCTATTTTATTCAAGGGTAACATCTTTAACTTTAATAATGATTGTTATAGTGTGATAGTTCTCGTTTCTTGGAAGTGGTTTAGAACAGTTAATGCCTCATCTATGACATGTAATTTTCATTATTGGAACACTTTTCCTCTATCTTATATAAAGAGGTAA
- the LOC131631122 gene encoding uncharacterized protein LOC131631122, translated as MTEPKGRTVGGTEYSWCKAAYGGTGVAVVALLTLKPPNTHRLQTSLHKLQNSHPILRSTLLHHTSTFSFLTSPAPFLQLTSHDLSSNQNDTASVSPLQQVLELELNNDTPWRDTTRDTNNMFFGSVYALPNNTWVIALRLHVAACDRTTAVLLLRELLELMEEKEQVVALENDEKVSDEISLAMEDLVPREKTKKAMLSRGFDMLGYSLNSLRLTNLKFHDTKATRFSQVVRLQLSQDETKGVLAGCAWNGIKVCGVLSAAGLMAAHCSKRGSKKYGVVTLTDCRSIFQSRLSDNYGFYHSAILNSHEIKGGETLWNLAKKTYGAFSNSKKTNKHFSDMADLNFLMCKAIENPGLTSSSSLRTAFMSVFEDTVVDNSCKKQREIGVEDYLGCASVHGVGPSIAIFDTIRDGNLDCVCVYPAPLHSREQMNEVVGKMKDILVDASKAFNE; from the exons ATGACCGAACCCAAAGGCCGAACAGTGGGCGGCACAGAATACAGTTGGTGCAAGGCTGCTTACGGCGGCACCGGCGTCGCCGTGGTTGCATTACTCACTTTAAAACCTCCAAACACTCACCGTCTCCAAACATCCCTCCACAAACTCCAAAACTCCCACCCCATCCTCCGGTCCACTCTTCTCCATCACACTTCCACCTTCTCCTTCCTCACCTCCCCCGCACCTTTCCTCCAACTAACATCCCACGACCTCTCATCAAACCAAAACGACACCGCTTCTGTCTCTCCTCTCCAACAAGtcctcgaactcgaactcaacaACGACACCCCATGGCGCGACACAACACGCGACACAAACAACATGTTCTTCGGAAGCGTCTACGCTCTCCCGAACAACACTTGGGTCATCGCGCTGCGACTCCATGTCGCAGCGTGTGACCGTACAACCGCAGTGCTTCTTTTGAGAGAGTTACTCGAGTTGATGGAAGAGAAAGAACAAGTAGTTGCCTTAGAAAATGATGAGAAAGTTAGTGATGAGATTAGTTTGGCTATGGAGGATCTTGTTCCTCGTGAGAAAACAAAGAAAGCTATGTTGTCGCGTGGTTTCGACATGCTTGGTTATTCACTTAACTCTCTTAGGTTAACGAATTTGAAATTTCATGATACGAAAGCGACGAGGTTTTCCCAAGTTGTGAGGTTGCAACTTAGCCAAGATGAAACCAAAGGGGTTCTAGCT GGTTGTGCATGGAATGGAATAAAAGTGTGTGGAGTATTGAGTGCTGCGGGGTTGATGGCTGCTCATTGCTCAAAACGTGGTTCTAAGAAGTATGGAGTTGTTACTCTCACTGATTGCCGATCAATTTTTCAATCTCGTCTAAGTGACAATTATG GTTTTTACCACTCTGCTATTCTCAATTCCCACGAGATAAAAGGAGGAGAAACTCTATGGAACCTTGCAAAGAAAACCTACGGAGCTTTTTCAAACTCAAAGAAAACCAACAAACATTTCTCCGACATGGCAGACCTAAACTTTCTAATGTGCAAGGCCATAGAGAATCCAGGATTAACCTCATCTTCTTCGCTGCGAACCGCGTTCATGTCGGTGTTCGAGGACACGGTTGTGGACAACAGTtgcaagaagcaaagagagaTTGGTGTTGAGGACTATTTGGGATGTGCTTCTGTTCATGGAGTGGGACCATCTATTGCCATTTTTGATACCATAAGAGATGGAAATTTGGACTGTGTTTGTGTGTATCCAGCACCGTTGCATTCTAGAGAACAGATGAATGAGGTTGTTGGGAAGATGAAGGATATACTTGTTGATGCTTCTAAGGCATTCAATGAATGA